The proteins below are encoded in one region of Doryrhamphus excisus isolate RoL2022-K1 chromosome 4, RoL_Dexc_1.0, whole genome shotgun sequence:
- the mxd1 gene encoding max dimerization protein 1 yields the protein MTAIGMVQMLIEAAEYLDRREREAEHGYASMPPFISSRERESLKRKNKSKKNISSRSTHNEMEKNRRAHLRLCLERLKSLVPLGPDANRHTTLSLLMKAKDHIKRLEESDRRAQHTLEQLQREQRHLRRRLEQLGVERTRMDSTGSTVSSDKSDSDQEDLDVDVEGTDYLLGDLEWSTSSVSDSGDERGSLRSSCSDEGYASASLQRLQDTQERAKQLGCSL from the exons ATGACGGCTATCGGAATGGTGCAGATGCTGATCGAAGCAGCCGAATATCTTGACCGAAGGGAACGAG AAGCTGAACATGGCTATGCCTCCATGCCTCCCTTCATTAGCagtcgagagagagagagcttgaAAAGGAAGAACAAAAGCAAGAAAAACATAAGTAGCAG GTCTACACACAATGAAATGGAAAAGAACAG ACGGGCGCATCTACGACTTTGTTTAGAGCGACTCAAATCTCTGGTTCCTTTGGGTCCGGACGCCAACAGACACACCACCTTGAGCCTGCTGATGAAGGCCAAAGATCACATCAAG AGGTTGGAAGAGAGTGACAGAAGAGCTCAGCACACCTTGGAGCAGCTTCAGAGGGAGCAGAGACATCTCAGGAGGCGTCTGGAGCAGCTCGGGGTGGAGAGAACCCGCATGGACAGCACCGGGTCCACCGTGTCCTCTGACAAATCTGACTCTGATCAAG AGGACCTGGACGTGGACGTGGAAGGAACAGACTACCTGCTGGGTGATCTGGAGTGGAGCACCAGCAGCGTGAGTGACTCAGGGGACGAGCGGGGCAGCCTGCGAAGCAGCTGCAGCGACGAGGGCTACGCCAGCGCCAGCCTGCAGCGTCTGCAGGACACTCAGGAGAGAGCCAAGCAGCTGGGCTGCAGCCTGTAA